Proteins encoded in a region of the Deefgea piscis genome:
- a CDS encoding lipocalin family protein, giving the protein MPKLLLIFLCSLFSSAYAESTPVRSVPQLDVARYLGTWHEIARFPMYFQNQCVGEVTANYTLQDNGDIQVINRCRIANGEFDQAKGRAQVVANTGNAQLKVSFFWPFKSDYWVIGLDPDYRWAVVGNPNRKYLWILSRTPTLSSADLALAKASAAAQGFSLKQLISSDSSSVQP; this is encoded by the coding sequence ATGCCAAAACTTTTACTGATTTTTTTATGCAGCTTGTTCAGCAGCGCCTACGCCGAAAGCACGCCGGTTCGCAGTGTGCCGCAGCTGGATGTGGCGCGTTATCTGGGCACTTGGCATGAAATCGCCCGTTTTCCGATGTATTTTCAAAATCAATGCGTCGGTGAGGTGACGGCCAATTACACGCTGCAAGATAATGGCGATATCCAAGTGATTAACCGCTGCCGCATCGCCAATGGCGAATTTGACCAAGCCAAAGGCCGCGCCCAAGTCGTCGCCAACACCGGTAATGCCCAGTTAAAAGTCAGTTTCTTTTGGCCATTTAAGAGTGATTACTGGGTGATTGGCCTTGATCCTGATTATCGCTGGGCGGTTGTAGGTAATCCGAATCGCAAGTATTTATGGATTTTATCGCGTACGCCGACCTTGAGCTCGGCTGACTTGGCACTCGCCAAAGCCAGTGCTGCCGCACAAGGTTTTTCACTCAAGCAACTCATTTCAAGTGATTCATCCAGCGTGCAGCCATAA
- a CDS encoding phosphate acetyltransferase yields MAHEKYQNLIARSQALSPVATAVVHPCDESSLRGAVEAAEAGILLPILVGPRGKIEAVAAEFKLDISGFTLVDVAHSQAAAETAVQLVHQGKARMLMKGSLHTDELMAAVVRTATGLRTARRISHAFIMDVPSLDHAIIITDAAINILPTLKDKVHIVQNAIDLAHALGFGTPKVAILSAMETVNPDIPSTVEAAALCKMADRQQITGGILDGPLALDNAINLQAAQIKKIDSPVAGMADILVAPDLESGNMLAKSLTFMAGADAAGIVLGARVPIILTSRADSLLTRLASCAVAALVAESQRLSLKQTLAESPRVNVKQTVAV; encoded by the coding sequence ATGGCGCATGAAAAATATCAAAACTTGATCGCGCGCAGTCAAGCGCTGAGCCCTGTGGCCACGGCGGTGGTGCATCCTTGCGATGAAAGCTCGCTGCGCGGCGCGGTTGAGGCGGCTGAAGCCGGGATTTTGCTGCCGATTTTAGTTGGCCCACGGGGCAAGATTGAGGCGGTGGCCGCGGAGTTTAAATTAGATATCTCGGGTTTTACGCTGGTTGACGTTGCGCATAGCCAAGCCGCAGCCGAAACGGCTGTTCAATTGGTGCATCAAGGTAAGGCCAGAATGCTGATGAAAGGCAGCTTGCATACCGATGAATTGATGGCGGCAGTGGTGCGTACCGCGACGGGTTTGCGCACCGCAAGGCGAATTAGCCATGCATTTATTATGGATGTGCCGAGTTTGGATCACGCCATCATCATTACCGATGCCGCGATTAATATTTTGCCGACGCTTAAAGACAAAGTGCACATTGTACAAAACGCCATCGATTTGGCGCATGCCTTGGGATTTGGTACCCCAAAAGTGGCGATTTTATCGGCAATGGAAACCGTTAACCCTGATATTCCGTCAACGGTTGAAGCTGCGGCGCTGTGCAAAATGGCCGACCGCCAGCAAATTACCGGTGGGATTTTAGATGGGCCATTAGCGCTCGACAATGCCATCAATCTACAGGCAGCACAAATCAAAAAGATCGACTCTCCAGTCGCCGGTATGGCCGATATTTTGGTGGCGCCAGATTTGGAGTCGGGCAATATGCTGGCCAAAAGCTTGACCTTTATGGCGGGGGCGGATGCCGCTGGCATTGTGCTTGGCGCGCGCGTGCCGATTATTTTGACCAGCCGAGCCGATTCTTTATTGACGCGCTTGGCGTCTTGCGCGGTGGCCGCTTTGGTAGCCGAATCGCAGCGGCTCAGTTTAAAGCAAACGCTGGCCGAGTCGCCGCGAGTCAATGTAAAGCAAACGGTGGCGGTATGA
- the pabC gene encoding aminodeoxychorismate lyase encodes MRLVNGVLADNLNLRDRAIQFGDGVFRTLKVRAGQLEFWPQQYAKLVQDCARIGITAPSEATLLADIAQLAPFDHSLKIIITRGESARGYALPADIKPNRIVQLAALPAYAERLYLAGAKLVLCATRASWQPALAGIKHLNRLENVLARQEWSDPAVFDGVMLDRDGWVVEGVMSNLFALIDGVWCTPILNESGVSGVYRSILLNDIACDEIPIVECKISLAQLYAAEAVFMCNSLAACVPVQQMGEQSWPLLSGEIAARLGQRATSSLLFIGNQSA; translated from the coding sequence ATGCGGTTAGTTAATGGCGTTTTGGCGGACAACTTGAATTTGCGCGATAGGGCGATTCAGTTTGGAGACGGCGTATTTCGCACACTGAAAGTGCGTGCGGGGCAGTTGGAGTTTTGGCCGCAGCAATACGCCAAATTAGTCCAAGACTGCGCACGCATTGGCATTACTGCGCCCAGCGAGGCAACGCTATTGGCCGATATCGCCCAACTTGCACCGTTTGATCACAGCTTAAAAATCATCATCACGCGTGGTGAATCAGCACGCGGTTATGCGCTGCCGGCTGATATCAAACCTAATCGAATTGTGCAATTGGCGGCATTGCCTGCGTATGCTGAGCGCTTATATCTTGCGGGCGCCAAACTGGTGTTGTGTGCGACTCGGGCCAGCTGGCAACCGGCGTTGGCGGGGATAAAACATCTGAATCGCTTAGAAAACGTCTTGGCACGGCAAGAATGGTCCGATCCGGCGGTGTTTGATGGGGTGATGCTCGATCGGGATGGCTGGGTGGTGGAAGGCGTGATGAGCAATTTATTTGCTTTGATCGATGGCGTATGGTGCACGCCCATATTAAATGAATCCGGTGTCTCTGGGGTATATCGCTCTATCCTGTTGAATGATATCGCTTGTGATGAAATACCCATAGTTGAATGCAAAATCAGCTTGGCTCAGCTGTATGCTGCTGAGGCCGTATTTATGTGCAATAGTTTGGCCGCTTGCGTGCCAGTACAACAAATGGGTGAGCAATCGTGGCCGCTTCTTTCTGGCGAGATCGCTGCGCGGCTGGGCCAACGAGCTACGTCGTCATTACTATTCATTGGAAATCAATCGGCATGA
- a CDS encoding PTS sugar transporter subunit IIB: MKIMIVCGNGLGSSMMLEMTVNSVLKEMGVNAEVGHTDLFSAKGEVADLFVGSHEIMSQLDDGSRQLAGVRNIMDKAEVRAALELKLNQ; encoded by the coding sequence ATGAAAATTATGATCGTTTGTGGCAATGGTTTGGGTAGCAGCATGATGCTGGAAATGACGGTGAATTCAGTGCTTAAAGAAATGGGCGTGAATGCTGAAGTGGGTCATACCGATTTATTTTCGGCCAAAGGTGAAGTGGCTGATTTATTTGTCGGTTCACACGAAATCATGAGCCAGCTCGATGATGGTAGCCGCCAATTAGCCGGGGTGCGCAATATTATGGATAAAGCCGAAGTGCGCGCCGCGCTTGAATTAAAACTCAATCAATAA
- the fabI gene encoding enoyl-ACP reductase FabI, translated as MKTIENPTPILAGYKALVVGVANEDSIAYGCAQAFRAVGADVAITYLNEKAKPHVEPLAQALGAAIFAPLDVSKPGELEALFAQIEQEWGKIDILVHSIASAKKEDIKGGLLDCSADGFALAMDISVHSLIRMAKLAAPLMTDGGTIFAMTYHGACKVVPNYNVMGPVKAALEASCRYLAYELGPKGIRVHSISPGPLKTRAASGLKDFDLLLNEAAERAPVGELVDIMDVGYTCAYLATPYARRLTGETIYVDGGVNIMA; from the coding sequence ATGAAGACGATAGAAAACCCGACTCCTATTTTGGCTGGCTATAAGGCGCTGGTGGTAGGAGTCGCTAACGAAGACTCGATTGCTTATGGTTGCGCGCAGGCTTTTCGCGCCGTTGGCGCTGATGTGGCGATTACTTATTTGAATGAAAAAGCCAAGCCGCATGTTGAGCCACTGGCGCAAGCCCTTGGCGCTGCGATTTTTGCACCATTGGATGTGTCTAAACCCGGTGAATTAGAAGCGTTGTTTGCGCAGATCGAACAAGAATGGGGCAAGATCGATATCTTGGTGCATTCGATTGCGTCGGCCAAAAAAGAAGATATCAAAGGCGGTTTGCTCGATTGCTCGGCCGATGGCTTTGCATTGGCAATGGATATTTCGGTGCATTCTTTGATTCGCATGGCCAAATTGGCGGCGCCTTTAATGACCGATGGCGGCACGATATTTGCCATGACCTACCACGGCGCATGCAAAGTTGTGCCCAACTATAACGTGATGGGCCCAGTAAAAGCCGCACTTGAGGCGTCATGCCGCTATCTGGCGTATGAATTGGGCCCCAAAGGAATTCGCGTGCATTCGATCTCACCGGGGCCACTAAAAACCCGTGCGGCTTCTGGACTAAAAGACTTTGATTTACTGCTCAATGAGGCGGCAGAGCGCGCGCCAGTGGGTGAGTTAGTTGACATTATGGATGTCGGTTATACCTGCGCTTATCTGGCAACACCCTATGCCCGTCGCCTGACTGGCGAAACGATTTATGTCGATGGTGGCGTCAATATCATGGCTTGA
- a CDS encoding PTS sugar transporter subunit IIA, whose translation MLNEILTPDSIVFKTSCPDWQTAVRESCAPLLARGTIEPAYIDAIIANVIELGPYIVIAPDVAIPHARPEAGALAMGMSLLKLTEPVAFGSEPDEQARMLFAFSAIDSRSHQRALKQLADLIMDEEKFAALAAADSVDAVLALINSVSN comes from the coding sequence ATGTTGAATGAAATTTTAACCCCCGATAGCATCGTATTTAAAACCTCATGCCCAGATTGGCAAACAGCAGTTCGTGAATCATGCGCCCCTTTATTAGCACGAGGAACAATTGAGCCAGCCTATATCGATGCCATTATTGCGAATGTCATTGAATTGGGCCCTTATATTGTGATTGCCCCTGATGTGGCAATTCCACATGCCCGCCCAGAAGCCGGTGCATTAGCGATGGGGATGTCTTTATTAAAACTCACTGAACCGGTGGCCTTTGGTAGCGAGCCCGATGAGCAAGCCAGAATGCTATTTGCATTTTCGGCCATTGATAGCCGCAGCCATCAGCGCGCTTTAAAACAACTCGCCGATTTAATTATGGATGAAGAAAAATTTGCGGCTTTAGCCGCGGCCGATTCAGTAGATGCCGTATTGGCATTAATTAATAGCGTTTCAAATTAA
- a CDS encoding aminodeoxychorismate synthase component I, producing MSEFNYFTHRLPQAPDLAGLLAHSRAHFPALLQSSQTQGWDILFALPSEIRCYGADEGAALVRDLAALPQGPTIESELPFHGGWFFYAGYELLEIFEPSVATRTLGQYADFPLGALIRCPAAVLLHRETQVATLLAETAADLAQLQALLAQAPVWQSQAVEVAAISEDEPQQFIAGAERAKQYIVDGDVFQVNLSRGWDVTLAQGQATDVYAALRTANPAPFSAYLDLGDAGQIISSSPERLVQVKDGIVQTRPIAGTFARSSDPIEDEKLKQRLLNTPKERAEHIMLVDLERNDLGRIAVPGTVHVDELMAVATYSFVHHIESNIRAVLRSGLNTADVLRALFPGGTITGCPKVRCMQIIRELEDRPRLAYTGSLGYINRDGSMDSNILIRTFVQRADQLYFRAGAGIVADSDAERELQETRHKARGLLRALGVAG from the coding sequence ATGTCAGAATTTAACTATTTTACCCATAGATTGCCACAAGCTCCGGATTTAGCCGGCTTGTTGGCGCATTCTCGTGCGCATTTTCCCGCGCTATTGCAATCATCGCAAACGCAAGGTTGGGATATTTTATTTGCCTTGCCTAGCGAAATCCGCTGCTATGGCGCCGATGAAGGCGCGGCTTTAGTGCGTGATTTAGCTGCGCTACCACAAGGGCCAACGATAGAGTCTGAGTTGCCATTTCATGGCGGCTGGTTCTTTTATGCCGGGTATGAGCTGCTAGAGATTTTTGAGCCTAGCGTAGCGACTCGTACCCTCGGGCAGTATGCTGATTTTCCTTTGGGCGCTTTAATTCGTTGCCCCGCTGCGGTATTGCTGCACCGTGAAACGCAAGTGGCGACCTTGCTCGCTGAAACCGCCGCAGATTTAGCGCAACTGCAAGCTTTGCTTGCGCAAGCGCCGGTGTGGCAGTCACAAGCGGTGGAGGTGGCAGCAATTTCGGAGGATGAACCACAGCAATTTATCGCCGGCGCTGAGCGCGCCAAGCAATATATTGTCGATGGCGATGTGTTTCAGGTGAATTTATCGCGCGGTTGGGATGTGACGTTAGCGCAAGGTCAGGCCACCGATGTTTATGCGGCATTACGCACCGCCAATCCTGCGCCATTTTCGGCGTATTTAGATTTGGGCGACGCCGGACAAATCATCAGCTCATCGCCAGAGCGCTTGGTGCAAGTCAAAGACGGCATTGTACAAACGCGGCCGATTGCGGGGACCTTTGCCCGATCGAGCGATCCAATCGAAGACGAAAAACTTAAACAACGATTATTAAACACCCCCAAAGAGCGCGCCGAACACATTATGTTGGTCGATTTAGAGCGCAATGACTTGGGGCGGATTGCCGTACCGGGCACGGTGCACGTCGATGAATTAATGGCGGTGGCGACGTATTCTTTTGTGCATCACATTGAATCAAATATCCGCGCGGTATTGCGATCGGGCCTCAATACTGCCGACGTGCTGCGCGCCTTGTTTCCGGGGGGCACCATTACCGGCTGCCCTAAAGTGCGCTGCATGCAAATTATTCGCGAGCTCGAAGATCGGCCTCGTTTAGCCTACACCGGCAGCTTGGGCTACATCAATCGCGACGGCAGTATGGACAGCAATATTTTAATTCGTACTTTTGTGCAACGCGCCGACCAGCTGTATTTCCGCGCTGGTGCCGGTATCGTGGCCGATTCTGATGCTGAGCGTGAATTGCAAGAAACGCGGCATAAAGCGCGTGGTTTATTGCGCGCCCTTGGTGTAGCGGGATGA
- a CDS encoding acetate/propionate family kinase, giving the protein MSEAILVLNAGSSSLKFSLFLQQEEALNVGLTGQLEGLYTAPRFKVKDALGALIAEKQWLEGESLGHEGAIAYLADFLREQLGPHHLVAVGHRVVHGGMRYTAPVALNAAIVQDLGGLTALAPLHQPHNLKPISILLAQHADLLQVACFDTAFHCTQAAVEQSFALPQQITELGVRRYGFHGLSYEYITSVLPQYAAQARRVVVLHLGNGASLCAIQDGKSVASSMGFTAVDGLPMGTRCGNLDPGVVLYLIDELKMDVRAIEKLLYQQSGLLGVSGISSDMRTLLDSDDPQAKFAVDLFVYRIARELGALAATMGGVDALVFTAGIGEHAPLIRQRVCQAAAWLGLDLDEAANQAGAARISRADSAVSAWLIPTHEEWMIAQHTRQILHRTRAHAASVLTH; this is encoded by the coding sequence ATGAGCGAGGCCATTTTAGTTTTGAATGCAGGCTCTTCCAGCCTTAAATTTTCGCTATTTTTGCAGCAAGAAGAGGCGCTCAATGTTGGTTTAACCGGCCAACTTGAGGGGCTGTATACTGCGCCGCGATTTAAAGTGAAAGATGCCTTAGGGGCGTTGATTGCTGAAAAGCAATGGCTTGAAGGGGAGTCACTTGGCCATGAAGGCGCGATCGCCTATTTGGCGGATTTTTTGCGTGAGCAATTGGGGCCGCATCATTTAGTGGCGGTTGGGCATCGGGTGGTGCATGGTGGCATGCGCTATACCGCGCCCGTGGCGCTTAATGCGGCGATTGTGCAAGATTTAGGCGGCCTCACGGCGTTGGCACCATTGCATCAGCCGCATAATCTCAAGCCGATTTCGATCTTGTTGGCGCAGCATGCCGATTTACTACAAGTGGCTTGTTTTGATACGGCATTCCATTGCACGCAAGCGGCGGTAGAACAAAGCTTTGCGTTGCCGCAGCAAATCACTGAATTGGGGGTGCGGCGCTATGGTTTTCATGGTTTGTCTTATGAATATATTACGAGCGTGTTGCCACAATACGCTGCGCAGGCGCGCCGCGTGGTGGTGCTGCATTTAGGCAATGGCGCTAGTCTGTGTGCGATTCAAGATGGAAAAAGTGTCGCCAGTTCTATGGGTTTTACCGCCGTTGATGGCCTGCCCATGGGAACGCGCTGCGGTAATTTAGACCCCGGTGTGGTGCTCTATCTGATTGATGAATTAAAAATGGACGTGCGCGCCATCGAAAAACTGCTGTATCAACAGTCCGGTTTGTTGGGGGTTTCTGGCATATCGAGTGATATGCGCACCTTGCTCGATTCCGATGATCCTCAGGCCAAGTTTGCGGTGGATTTATTTGTGTATCGGATTGCGCGCGAATTGGGCGCGCTGGCGGCAACCATGGGCGGTGTCGATGCCTTGGTCTTTACCGCCGGCATTGGCGAGCATGCCCCGCTGATACGGCAGCGTGTTTGCCAAGCGGCGGCGTGGCTGGGGCTGGATTTGGATGAGGCCGCCAATCAAGCTGGTGCTGCCCGCATTAGCCGCGCAGATAGTGCAGTGAGTGCATGGTTGATTCCAACGCATGAAGAATGGATGATTGCCCAACACACTCGGCAGATTTTACACCGCACTCGCGCTCATGCCGCGTCGGTGCTGACGCACTGA
- a CDS encoding GntP family permease, which produces MELVSTLGAIVALAVAIGLILKKVSPTYGMVAGALIGGLVGGADLVYTVELMMGGAKNIIPAVLRILAAGVLAGVLIESGGAARIADTIVGKLGEVRALLALAVATMILTSVGVFVDVAVITVAPIALLIAERANISRFAVLLAMIGGGKAGNVMSPNPNTIAAADAFHQSLTSVMMGGVIPGLVGLFVAYLLARRLSNFGSAVHASEVHDKDHNKVLPSFGAAIVAPSVAIGLLALRPLFDIKVDPLIALPVGGIAGTLAMGKIRQLNHYSTAGLQRMLPVAVMLLGTGTLAGIVANSELNNVLIDGIANLGLPAYVLAPVAGILMSMATASTTAGTAVASQVFAATLTTLGVAPLGSAVMIHSGATVLDSLPHGSFFHATAGAVGMQMKERLKMIPYEAAIGMGITVTATLIYGVFNLG; this is translated from the coding sequence ATGGAATTAGTCAGCACACTGGGCGCGATTGTCGCCTTGGCCGTGGCCATTGGCCTGATCCTAAAGAAAGTTTCGCCGACTTACGGCATGGTCGCCGGGGCTTTAATTGGCGGTTTGGTTGGCGGTGCTGATTTGGTGTACACCGTCGAATTGATGATGGGCGGCGCTAAAAATATTATTCCGGCGGTATTACGGATTTTGGCCGCTGGGGTGCTGGCTGGCGTGCTGATCGAATCGGGTGGCGCTGCGCGCATTGCCGATACCATCGTCGGTAAATTGGGTGAAGTGCGCGCTTTATTGGCGTTGGCAGTCGCGACCATGATTCTGACTTCGGTTGGGGTGTTTGTGGATGTGGCGGTGATTACCGTGGCACCGATTGCCTTATTGATTGCAGAGCGGGCCAATATTTCGCGTTTTGCGGTGCTGCTAGCGATGATTGGTGGCGGTAAGGCCGGCAATGTGATGTCGCCCAATCCCAATACCATTGCCGCAGCCGATGCGTTTCACCAATCGCTCACCTCGGTCATGATGGGTGGGGTGATTCCAGGCTTGGTGGGTTTATTCGTTGCCTATCTATTGGCGCGTCGTTTAAGCAATTTTGGCTCGGCGGTCCACGCCAGCGAAGTGCACGACAAAGATCACAACAAAGTGCTGCCAAGTTTTGGCGCCGCCATCGTGGCACCGAGTGTGGCCATTGGTTTGCTGGCACTACGTCCTTTATTTGATATCAAAGTTGATCCATTGATTGCGCTGCCAGTCGGCGGGATTGCCGGTACTTTGGCCATGGGCAAAATTCGCCAATTAAATCACTACAGCACTGCCGGTTTGCAAAGAATGTTGCCGGTGGCGGTGATGCTGCTCGGTACCGGGACTTTGGCCGGGATTGTCGCTAATTCGGAACTCAATAATGTGTTGATTGATGGCATTGCCAACCTAGGTTTACCGGCTTATGTGTTGGCGCCAGTGGCAGGTATTTTGATGTCGATGGCCACTGCGTCGACCACGGCAGGTACGGCGGTGGCTTCGCAAGTCTTTGCTGCAACGCTGACTACTTTAGGCGTAGCGCCTTTGGGTTCTGCGGTGATGATTCACTCAGGGGCGACGGTCTTGGATAGCTTGCCACACGGTAGTTTCTTCCATGCAACGGCCGGTGCGGTTGGTATGCAAATGAAAGAGCGTCTAAAAATGATTCCTTATGAAGCCGCCATTGGTATGGGTATTACCGTCACTGCGACATTGATTTATGGGGTATTTAATCTAGGTTAA
- a CDS encoding sugar diacid recognition domain-containing protein, translating into MSLLSVLLAQSIVQRTMSILPQNINVMDEQGIILGSGDPKRLGERHEGAVLAISQERTVEIDELAVNRLQGVRPGVNLPLHHDGKVIGAIGITGQPDEVRQFGELVRMTAEMMLDQRQLLQTIERDSRMSEELVLQLIERTSAPDEPLQQWAARLDVDLLKPRVALVIQTSGMALNEESGLEALQILQRRLSQDRRGQLTARRSLNEFVVLYPALDRRGQWDASALSLELNRWLEDIQRDGVAQIHAALGHYFSQDGSIALSYQTARATLLQPQAKRPLLQAFEQRRLPVLLSPLASGWQAELFRLPVSRLAEHDKDHLLYHTLLRWFEHDLHYAKTAAALHIHRNTLDYRLQKIAEITQLNLDKLEERMQLYIAVQLDQLPH; encoded by the coding sequence ATGTCTTTACTTTCTGTGTTGTTAGCGCAGTCGATTGTGCAAAGAACCATGTCGATTTTGCCGCAAAACATCAATGTGATGGATGAGCAGGGCATTATTTTGGGCAGTGGTGACCCAAAGCGTTTAGGCGAGCGACATGAAGGCGCGGTGTTGGCGATTAGTCAGGAGCGAACGGTTGAAATTGACGAGCTGGCGGTGAATCGACTGCAGGGCGTGCGCCCGGGGGTGAATCTGCCGCTGCATCACGATGGTAAAGTGATTGGTGCGATTGGCATTACCGGTCAGCCCGATGAGGTGCGTCAATTTGGTGAGTTGGTGCGAATGACGGCAGAAATGATGCTCGATCAACGACAATTACTGCAAACCATTGAGCGTGATAGCCGTATGAGTGAAGAGCTGGTATTGCAGCTGATTGAGCGCACTAGCGCACCGGATGAGCCATTGCAGCAATGGGCGGCACGGCTGGATGTCGACTTACTTAAACCACGGGTAGCACTGGTGATACAAACCAGTGGCATGGCATTAAATGAAGAGTCGGGGCTAGAAGCATTACAAATTTTGCAGCGGCGTTTGAGCCAAGATCGGCGCGGGCAGTTAACGGCGCGGCGCTCATTAAATGAATTTGTCGTGCTCTACCCCGCACTGGATCGGCGCGGCCAGTGGGATGCCAGCGCTTTAAGTTTGGAATTAAACCGTTGGTTAGAAGATATCCAGCGCGATGGTGTGGCGCAGATTCATGCTGCGCTTGGGCATTATTTTAGTCAGGACGGCAGCATTGCTTTGTCGTATCAAACCGCGCGGGCCACTTTATTGCAGCCGCAAGCTAAGCGCCCTTTACTACAGGCGTTTGAACAACGCCGCTTGCCGGTTTTATTGTCGCCTTTGGCCAGTGGCTGGCAAGCTGAATTATTTCGCCTGCCAGTGAGCCGCTTGGCAGAGCATGATAAAGATCACTTGCTCTATCACACCTTGCTGCGCTGGTTTGAGCACGATTTGCATTACGCGAAAACCGCTGCTGCTTTACATATTCACCGCAATACTCTGGATTATCGCTTGCAAAAAATTGCTGAAATAACGCAGTTAAATTTGGATAAATTAGAAGAGCGAATGCAGCTATATATCGCCGTGCAACTGGATCAGTTACCGCATTAA
- a CDS encoding glycerate kinase: MRKIVIAPDSFKETLSAQAVAHIIAQAFRSQLPDVELVEIPVADGGEGTLDALIDSSNGSRHQCTVHGPLGEPVNATWGLMGDGITAVIEMAAASGLALVPAAQRNPLITSSKGTGQLIRAALDAGARRFILAIGGSATNDGGAGMMRALGVQFLNEQGQALPAGGASLAHLANIDLSLLDPRLAECQFEVACDVDNPLTGENGASSIFGPQKGATPEMVQTLDAALARFAQVIREQVGRDVEMIAGAGAAGGMGAAALAFFNSQLRRGIDIVLDAAKLADQLQDADLVITGEGRLDGQTIFGKTPIGVAQLAKQFNLPVIAIGGCLREDVDIVHEYGIDAVFDCVHKAMPLEEALAGASDNLYRVARNVAAIVAMQRRLV; the protein is encoded by the coding sequence ATGCGTAAAATTGTCATTGCCCCTGATTCATTTAAAGAAACGTTAAGTGCCCAAGCTGTGGCGCACATTATTGCCCAAGCTTTTCGTTCGCAATTGCCCGATGTTGAATTGGTAGAAATTCCGGTTGCCGACGGCGGCGAGGGCACATTGGACGCGCTGATTGATTCATCTAACGGCAGCCGTCATCAATGCACGGTGCACGGTCCTTTGGGTGAGCCGGTGAATGCCACTTGGGGTTTGATGGGCGACGGCATTACCGCTGTGATTGAAATGGCCGCCGCCAGTGGTTTGGCCTTAGTCCCCGCCGCGCAACGTAATCCTTTAATCACATCCAGTAAGGGAACAGGACAACTCATTCGTGCCGCATTAGATGCTGGCGCTCGGCGCTTTATTTTGGCCATTGGTGGCTCGGCGACCAATGACGGCGGTGCCGGCATGATGCGCGCTTTGGGGGTGCAGTTTTTAAATGAACAAGGCCAAGCCCTACCAGCGGGTGGCGCCAGTTTGGCGCATTTGGCCAATATTGATTTAAGTTTGCTCGATCCGCGTTTGGCTGAATGTCAGTTTGAAGTCGCGTGCGATGTGGATAATCCATTGACTGGAGAGAATGGCGCATCCAGTATTTTTGGCCCGCAAAAAGGCGCAACCCCAGAGATGGTGCAAACTTTGGATGCGGCATTGGCGCGGTTTGCACAGGTGATTCGTGAGCAAGTCGGCCGTGATGTTGAGATGATTGCCGGGGCCGGTGCCGCTGGTGGTATGGGCGCAGCCGCGTTGGCGTTTTTCAATAGCCAATTGCGACGTGGGATTGATATTGTGCTCGACGCCGCTAAATTGGCCGATCAGTTGCAAGACGCTGATTTAGTGATTACGGGCGAAGGCCGTTTGGATGGGCAAACCATTTTTGGTAAAACGCCAATTGGCGTGGCGCAACTGGCCAAGCAATTTAATCTGCCGGTCATTGCTATTGGCGGTTGCTTGCGTGAAGACGTAGATATTGTGCATGAATATGGCATTGATGCCGTGTTTGATTGCGTACATAAAGCCATGCCGCTAGAAGAAGCCCTCGCAGGCGCGAGCGACAATTTGTATCGGGTGGCGCGCAATGTGGCGGCGATTGTCGCGATGCAACGCCGATTGGTTTAA